The DNA window TATCAGAATATACCCCTGCACAGTTGATGACATATTTTGCTTCAAATCTTTTTCTATTTGTTATAACAGAAAATCTGTCCCCTTTATTTTGAATAGATTTAACCTCATTGTTTAGAAAAAGCTCTGCTCCGTTTTGAATGGCATTTTCTATTAGGGCTATACAAAATTCATAAGGTGATGCTATGCCTGCACTAGGGCAATAAAGTGCATATAGAGCCTCTTTGCTGACATTTGGCTCCATTTTTTGTATCTCATCTGAATCGATTATGGAAAGGTCGTTTAACCCGTTTCTTTCCCCGTTTAGCTTTATCTCCTCTAAATGCCTTAAATCTTCCTGGCTAAAGGCGAGGACAAGAGAACCGCACCTTGAAAATCCGAAGTTCAGTTCCTCTTCTAACTGGTCAAACCTCTGATTTCCCTTCCTGCTGAAGTATCCCTTTTTTTTATTGTGGTCAGCATCATAACCTCCGTGGATTATTCCGGAGTTTGCCTTTGTAGCACCTGTGCTCACATCCTCGGTTTTTTCTATTACGGCAATGCTAAGGTTATATCTTGAAAGCTCGCGGGCAATGGCAGAGCCGATGACACCTGCTCCTATAATTGCAACATCATACATTTAAACTCCTCCTTTGTAATCATGTCATTAAATATATTAGTACAAAAAAATAAAAGTAGCTATAGCAATTGAAAATATTATCTAAATATTCCCAGTTGCTATAGCTTTTAGTTTCGATTTTTTTAGTTTTTTTAAATATTCCAAAGGTTTGGAAAGTATACCTCTATGACGTAGAGATTAAAAAAGTACATCCCCGCTGCTATAAGAGACAAAAAAACAAGAAGAGAGATGACCTGGGAACGAAATATTAAGATTGCCAAGACCAAAATAATCAATACAATACCGAGCATAATATTCACCCCCGACTGAATCTCATATAATTGTTTCCAAAAAATATTCTGAAAAATTATTATTAAAATCTATACTAAAAAAATTAAATTAATCCTCTATTTTTTCATTTTACTTTCTCGCATGACAGTAGTCAAACTTTTTTTGTTAAAACAAGTTATATGATTTCTTACCAATATTATTGCTGCCTACAATAAAAAAATTTATGAAATCATAATTAAACCTTAAAGGCATGACGTCTATTACATCTCAAGATCATAAGGTTTTTTTACGATAATAGAATTAGAAGATAAGATGAATTTAAAAGAATTAGTTATTTCCCTTTATGATATCCTTCAAAAGGTCATTTATATAGCTATACAGGAAATTTATTACCTTTTTATCATCAAATCTTTTCATTATTTCCTTTTCCACATCTTTTATTTCAGTGGAATTGTGTATATCAAAATTATTCTGTAAAATATACTTTATGAGTTCTTTTATCCTAGATTCATCAATTAAAATTTTCATATAGCACTCCTCCTTTCTAATTTGGATATTTATATTTATCTATATATTGAAGTAAAATATTGTCTGTTTTTGCCAGTCTTTTTGACACCTCTTTTGCAATGTTGAGCACCAGCAGACAAAACAGTTCTTTATCTGTTTCAAAAATTTCTAAAAGTATTTTTTTTGGAAGGACTATAAACTCTGTGTTTCCTTTTGATATTGCAGTTACTTCATGAGTCTGTATACCTATTATAGAGGCTTCCCCTATACAGTTTCCCTCTCCCAGTTCAAAAAGCTGATAGGGTGTGTAGTTGAAATATTCCACCAGTTTTACCCGTCCTTTTTTTATTATGTATATTTGCGTAGGGGCACTTCCTTGTGAAAATATTACCTCTGAGTCTTCATATTCTACTTTTTTAAGATGCTTTACCAGTTTATTTAATTTAACATTGGATATTCCCTTAAAAATTGATATTTTTTTGAGCACAGGGGATATTTCTTCCACATTTAATATAGGCTTGTATTCTTTCATAAATTTGCCTCCCATACCTTTTATACTTTATTCACTTTCTTTCTTTTTTTTCCTTTAATCAAGTAAAGCTATTAAAAAAAACTGTCAGAATAAATCCGACAGTTTTATGAAAACTTTATTTCATTCTTCCTATAAGTTGTGTTGTTATCTCATCTAACTCCACTCCACGTTCATTTAAAAGTACCAGCAAGTGATATATAAGGTCGCTTGCTTCGTACACGAGTTCAGACCTGTCTGGATTTTTGGCGGCGATAATAACCTCGGCACTCTCTTCCCCCACCTTTTTAAGTATCTTATCAACACCCTTTTCATAGAGATAGGTTGTATAAGAGCCCTCTACAGGATTAGCCTTTCTGTCCTTCAATATACCATCGAGAGCCCCTAGGACCTCTCCCAAACTCATATTTTTTTCCTCAGTAACTCTATTGAAGAAACATGATTTTTCCCCAGTGTGACATGCAGGACCCTTTTGTTCTACTTTTATGAGAAGGGAATCTCCGTCACAGTCATAGGAAAGTTCTTTTACTGTCTGGGTGTTTCCAGAGGTAGCACCTTTATTCCAGAGTTCTCCTCTGCTTCTAGAATAAAACCAAGTTTGCTTAGTTTCGAGGGTTTTTTTATAGCTCTCCTCATTCATATATGCAAGCATCAATACCTGTCCACTTGTGCTATCTTGTATTATAGCAGGTACCAGACCTTTTTCATCAAATTTGATATTTTCCATCTCAATTCCCCCAAAATTATATTCTTATTTCGATTCCCTGCTCTTTCAAGTATCTTTTGAGATCGGGTATTTTGACCTCTCCAAAGTGGAAAATAGATGCTGCAAGACCTGCATCTATTTTAGGAAGCTTTTCAAAAAGTATCTTGAAATCCTCCATTTTACCGGCCCCTCCTGATGCAATTACAGGCACGTCTACCACTTTTCCAACGGCTTCTAAAAGTTCTAGGTCAAATCCGCCCTTCACTCCATCGGTGTCAATACTGTTCACTACTATTTCCCCAGCTCCAAGTTGACATCCTTTTTTAACCCATTCGATGGCTTCTAGTTCAGTTTCCTTTCTACCACCGTTAAGAAAGACTTTGAAGATTCCATTGACTCTTTTTACATCTACAGAAAGCACCACACACTGGTTGCCGTACTTGAGCGCAGCCTCTCTTATAAGTTTAGGATTTTTTATTGCTCCTGAATTTACACTGACTTTATCTGCCCCTGCCTTCAGAACCCTGTCAAAGTCTTGAAGGGTATTTATACCACCACCTACAGTGAGTGGTATAAATACCTGGTTTGCAACCTGCTCTACTATGTCGGTGAAGAGTTCTCTCCCTTCATTGGTGGCAGTGATATCATAAAAAACCAGTTCATCTGCTCCCATCTCATTATACATTTCGGCAAGTTTTACAGGATTATCTACGTCTCTGACCCCTTCAAATTTAACACCTTTGACTACTTTGCCATCTCTTACATCCAGACACGGGATAATTCTCTTGGTTATCATAATTACCTCCTAAAGCACTTCTTCCAGTTTTATCTTCCCTAAATATATAGCTTTCCCGACTATGGCCCCATAAATATCAGCTTTTCTTAAGACGTCTATATCTTTTGGGGTACTAACACCTCCAGAGGCGATTACATCGACCCCTAGTTTATTGATTTTTACATAGGCATCAAAGTTTGGTCCAGCCATCATCCCGTCTTTTGATATATCTGTATAGATTATTGTTTTAACTCCAGTTTCTTTTAGGGATTTGCACAGATCAAAGGCGTTTACGTTGCTTTCTTCCACCCATCCCTTTGTAGCTGCCTTTCCGTTTTTCTCATCTACAGATACAGCTATTTTTTCTCCATATTTTTTTACCAGTTTTTTCAAGAGCTCGGGATTTTCAATTGCTGCAGTTCCTAGAATAATTCTGTCTATTCCCATATCCAAAAGCATTTCAGCAGTTTCAAGAGTTCTGATTCCACCTCCGAGTTGAAGTTTCACATTTACGATCTCTCTTATTTTTTTTATAACATCAAGGTTTTTATTTTCACCGTCTTTTGCTCCGTCTAGATCCACAAGATGTATCCATTCTGCACCTTTGTCTTCAAAACCTTTTGCTACTTCCCAAGGTTTGTCAGAAAAGACATCTACCCTGTTGAAGTCCCCCTTGCTAAGTCTTACTGCCTTTCCGTCTTTTAGATCTATTGCCGGAAAAATTATCATTTCACCATCTCCCCAAATGCTTTTAATAGTTTTAACCCTGTGCTGCTGCTTTTCTCCGGATGAAATTGCATCCCCATTATATTCCCATGTCCAACGACCCCAGGTACCTCTATACCATACTCGCTAGACGCTAGGAGGTCCTCATCCTCTCCATTAGCAAAATAACTGTGTACATAGTATACAAATTCATCCTCTTCCAAATATTTAAAAAGTAGAGAATCCTTATTTATATTGAGTCTGTTCCATCCCATGTGAGGTATTTTTAAATCTTTAGATATATGAGATTTAAAAGAGATTACTTCCCCTTTTAACAACCCTAGTCCATCATACTCTCCGTCTTCAAAACTCTTTTCGTATAAGAGTTGCATACCGAGACAGATTCCAAGTAAAGGCTTACCTTCTGAAACACATTTTTTTATTAGGGGAATGAGTCCGGTATTTTCTAGACTTTTTATGGCATCTCTAAAGGCTCCAACTCCAGGAAGGAGGATACCGTCAGCATTTTTTATTATCTCAGGATCGGAAGTCAGGACATTTTCAATTTCAAGTTTATTTAAAGCACTCATGACAGAGTGAATATTTCCTACACCGTAATCTATAATTGCGATCATCTTATATCACTCCTTTTGTAGAAGGGATCTCCCCTATAATTCTCTCATCTATAGTCACAGCTTGGTCAAGGGCTCTAGCCACACCTTTGAATATACTTTCTATTATATGGTGGGTATTCTCTCCGTGGATAATCTTTATATGAAGAGTTACCCCTGCATTTCTCACAAATCCCCAGAAGAACTCCTTTACCATCTCGCTCTCCATGTCTCCAACTCTCTTGTCAGGAATTGGGTCCATGTGAAGGTATGCCCTTCCGCTTATGTCTACTGCGCTGAGAGTCAGAGTCTCATCCATGGGAAGATAGAAGCTTCCATATCTTTTTATCCCCTTCATATCCCCTAGAGCATCTTTGAAAGCCTTACCCAGGGCTATTCCTGCATCCTCTACAGAGTGATGACAGTCGATATAGGTATCGCCCTCTACCTTTAGCTTTATATCAAAGAGTCCGTGTCTTGTAAAAAGCTCCATCATGTGGTCAAAGAATCCTACACCTGTTGAGATGTCGTATTTTCCAGTTCCGTCAAGATTTAGCTCTAGCGCGATGTTGGTTTCCTTTGTGTTTCTAATTACCTGACCTGTTCTCACAGTTACACCCCCATGATCTGATCTATATTTTTTACAAGTTTTTCCATCTCTTCCCTTGTACCTATGGAAATTCTAAGGTAGCTGTCTATGAGAGGTTTTTTAAAGTATCTTACGAGAACCTTTCTAGCTTTCAGTTCTTTATAAATGTTTTCAGCATTGTCTACCTTTGCAAATATAAAGTTTGCAGTGGATGGAAGCACCTCTATACCTCTTTTTTCCAATTCTTTCACTGTCCACTCTCTGTTTTTTATAATCTCACAGCATGTATACTCAAAATATTCCCTGTCCCTTATAGCAGCTTCCCCTGCCACCTGTGCCAGCCTGTCTAATGGATAGGAGTTGAAGGAATCCTTTACTCTTACGAGACCCTCTATGAGTTCCCTATCTCCTATTGCAAATCCCACTCTCATACCTGCAAGAGATCTAGATTTTGAGAAGGTCTGCACAATTAGAAGGTTTTTATATTTGCCTATGAGTTCTATGGCAGATTTTCCACCGAAATCCACATAGGCTTCATCTACCACCACGAGGTTATCCGGATTTTTTTTCAGGATCTCCTCTATTACAGAGAGTTCCACCCCTATACCTGTGGGAGCATTTGGATTTGGGAATATTATGTTTCCGTTTAGAGCCAGATAATCCTCCGTTTCCATTTGGAATTTATAATTCAGCGAGATAGGCTGATATTCTATTTCGTAAAGTCCACAGTATACAGGGTAGAAGCTGTATGTTATATTTGGAAAGTATAGTTTTTTGTCTTTGAAAAAAGCCATGAATACATGAGCTAATACCTCGTCAGATCCATTTCCTACAAATACATTTTCAGATTCTATATTATAAAAATCCGCTATGGCGTCTTTTAATTCTGTGCTCTCAGGGTCTGGATATTTTTTTAGCTGAGTCCCCACAGCATTTTGTATACTTTCTATTACCCTAGGAGAGGGTGGAAACGGGTTTTCATTTGTATTTAGCTTCACTATATCAGTTTCATTGAGCTGTTCTCCAGGTACATAGGGAGTCAGACTCTTAGTAATATTACTCCAAAATTTCATAATTACTCCTCCTCAAATCTGATTCTTATAGAGTTGCTGTGAGCTGTGAGTCCTTCACTGTCTGAGATCTCTAGCACCGTATCCTTTACTTCTCTAAGGGCATCTTTAGAATAATAGATTACCGAGGTTTTCTTTATGAAATCATCCACCGATAGGGGAGACGAGAATTTTGAGGTCCCGTTTGTAGGAAGTGTGTGATTAGGTCCCGCATAATAGTCTCCTAAAGGCTCAGGAGTATTTTCCCCAACAAATATTGCCCCGGCATTTTTGATGGAGTTTACATAAAGAAAAGGTTCGGCAACCATTAGCTCTAAGTGCTCTGTGGCGATGTCATTTGCCATGTCTATAGCCTCATCTAGGTCCTTTGTTATTATGATTCTACCGTAATTTTCGAGGGATTTTTCAGCTATCTCTTTCTTAGAGAGCTGAGCTAGCTGTATGTCCACCTCTTTAGATACTGCTTCTGCCAGTTTTTCACTAGGAGTTACAAGTATAGATGAAGCCAGTTCATCGTGTTCTGCCTGAGATAGGAGGTCGGCTGCGATATATTTTGGATTGGCGGTGTCGTCTGCTATTATGAGTATTTCACTGGGACCTGCTATCATGTCAATATCGACTATTCCATAGACCTGCTTCTTGGCAAGAGCCACATAAATATTCCCTGGTCCAGTTATCTTATACACCTTTGGCACAGTCTCTGTACCGTATGCCAGAGCAGCCACCCCCTGGGCTCCTCCTATTTTAAAAATTCTGTCCACTCCGGCTATTCTTGCAGCCACCAGGATATTATCCATAATCTCCCCTGATTTTCCGGGAGGAGTTATCATGGTTAACTCCTGCACTCCAGCTACCTTTGCAGGAATGGCGTTCATAAGTACAGTAGAAGGATATGGAGATTTTCCTCCTGGGACATAGATTCCCACCTTTTCTATGGGATTTATCAGCTGACCCGTAATTCTTCCTTTTACCGCATTATCCATAAATGAATTTCTTTTTTGTTTTTCGTGAAATTTTTTGATACTCTCTCCTGCCTCTGTCAGTGCCTTTTTTAGAGATTCAGGTGTTCTTTCCCATGCTCTTTCTATCTCCTCCTCAGTGACTTCCATTTTTTCAAGTTTTGCACCGTCAAATTTTGCAGTATACCCAAGTACTGCACTGTCTCCGTTTTCTTTTACGTTTTTTACTATTTCTTCCACAGTGACGTTTATATCCTTGTAGTCGAGATCACCCCTTGAGAGTATTTCTGCCTTTATAGCATCGTACTCCGAACTTCTGAGTATTTTCATTAAAGTTCCCCCTTTATATCCCCTAGTACTTTCTCTATAGTTTCATTTTTAAACTTATAGCTGACCTTGTTCACTATCACCCTAGCACTTATATCTTCTAGCTTTTCGATTATTTCTAGATTGTTTTCTTTTAATGTGGCACCTGTTTCTACTATATCAACGATGGCATCAGAAAGCCCTACAATTGGAGCTAGTTCCACAGAGCCGTTTAGTTTTATAAGTTCCACTTTTCTTTCTATCTTCTCAAAATGCTTTCTCGAATAGTTGATATACTTTGTAGCTATTTTCATAGTTCTGTTGCTGCTCTTCCAACCCTTTGGAGCTGCAATGGCAAAATAACATTTTCCAAAACCAAGATCGAGCATATCATAGACATCTGCGTCACTTTCTAGCAGTACATCTACTCCGGCGACCCCTATATCTGCGATACCCTTTTCTACGTATACAGGAACGTCGCTGGGCTTAACCCAAAAATATCTAACCTTATTTTCCTCACTGGTAAACACAAGTTTCCTATTTTCCTCTTCTAGCTCCCTGCACGAATACCCTATTTTTTTCAAAAGTTCATATGACTTTTTTCCTAATCTGCCTTTAGGCAGAGCGATATTTATGTACATAATTTTCCTCCCCTAGAAATACTGAATAACTGAATATTTTTCTTTTAGATCTTCAGGGGATTCACTTCTATCCTCTGACAGCACTCTTACTGTTTTACCGTGTTTTCTCATCTCTCTGGCTTTTTCCATGGCTTCAAATCCGCTATCGAGATCAGTGTAAAGAAATAGGTAGTCGATCTTTGTACCCTCTCTTTTTATATAGTCAAAATAGTTGTCTATCTCTACACAAAATCCAAGGGCAGATGCATCCTTTCTGAATCTTTTAACTAGTGTATCGTATCTTCCACCGCTTAATACAGGTTTTCTGATTTCTGAGATATATCCTTTGAATATCAGTCCGTTGTAATAATGCAGAGCCACACTGATCGAAAAATCTACCTTTATCCTGTCCTGGGGATATTTCTTGTTGAGAGCCTTTAGAATCATCTCTAGGTCTTCTAGTATTTTCTTTTGTTTTTCAGTTACAGCCATATTATAGAGGCTCTCTTTTTCTTTTTCAAAGTTTCCGAAGAAAAGATTCAGCTTGATCACCTGAGATATTTTTTCCTGGTCAACTTCCATTTTTTTTAGGTAGTTTTCTAGGTCACTACTTTTTCTATAAAGATATTCTAGTATTTGATTTCTGACCTCTTGATCTTCTGATATAGAATTTACCATCTCTTTTATGAACTCAGTGTGAGAGATACAGAGAATATAGTTTTCGTCAAGTTTTTCAAGTGTCTGTACTGCAAGGTCTAGGACTTCCACGTCAGATAGGATATTTTCCCCCCCGAGATATTCTATTCCCACCTGCTTTCTTTCTCCAAACTCAAGTCCATTTTTATCTGTACGGAACACGCTGTCATTATAGTAAAATTTTCCCCTGTTTGCCTGTGTGTCAGAGAAATATTTTACTACAGGCAGAGTCATATCCGGCCTGAGCACATAGAGATCACCCTTTGGATTGATTATTTTTAAAAGATTTCCCTCACTTATAATATCCTTGTTTTCAAAGTACGTTTCATACTTTTCAAAGGCATTTAGCCTTATTTTGTCGTATCCGTATGATTCAAAGACTTTTTCAAGGTCCAGTACGAATTCCTCTTCTTTTCTGTAATTTTTCATATTCCCCCCTAAAAAAAATACCCGGATACACTTTGGCATCCGGGTACTCTTAAAAAATTCTTAGTTTCAAGAAATGTTTCATCATCCCAGATACAGACCTTAGATTTTCGTTGCACGAAACAGGTCTGTATCTTAAAAGATTACAAACCTCGTCAGCAGTGATGATGGTGGTGGAAAACTGTAAAAGTTTTTCTAAACATTTCTATTCCTCCTAAGATATTATGAATAAGTTTTGTGTATTATATCACCATTGAATAATCTTGTAAACCCGTTTTTTAGTAGAATACTGAAACTGGTCTGACATGCAGCAGTGAAAATTCAGAATCTACTAAGGATTTTTAATGTTTTTTTCCTCGTGTAGGATATATTAGCAAATGGTGTATAAGTAATTTAAGTTAATATTTATCAATAACCTAAAACAATGACTTTCTGAAAAGAAGAGAGGTGTAAAAATGTCAAAATTTATAGCTGGATTGATTTTGATATTATCAATTAATTTTTTCATGTACTTCTATGTGATTTTAAGGATAGCTTCATATTTTAATGTTAAAAATAAAGTTTTCCTCTCTATACTGGCTTTTATTATATCTATTATGATAATACCTGCTACGATTTTCATCGGGAAAAATAATAATCTTTGGACTCAGTTGTTTTATAAAATCTCCGGGATTTTTATGGGTGTTTTTTTTATCACCTTCGTATGCCTTGTGCTTTCAAGAGTACTGGGTTTGGTATCCAAAGTTCCAAGCAGAAATATTGAAATAGCAGCTTTTGGAGTGGCTTCTGTATTGATTATTTACTCTGTTCAAAATGCTAGAAACATAAGTGTGGAGTCCGTAAAAGTAGATGATTTCGGAGAAAAAATAAAAATTGTACAAATAAGCGATCTTCATCTGTCATCAGAATCATCCAACAGGCTTCCTGAGATAATAGGAAAAATCAACTCAATGAACCCAGATATAGTTCTCATAACGGGAGATATTGTTTCACAGGATACCCCTATAACAGGAAAAACCTTTCAGTCTCTAAAAGACTTAAATGCAAAATCCTACTTTGTAACTGGAAATCACGAATATTACATTGATCAAAATAAAATTTGTAAAATTATAGAAAATTCCGGGGTGAAAGTACTGAGAAATGAGGTGGATGTTTTCATGGGAGTTCAGATTGCAGGTTTGGAGTATCACTCCGATAAGAATATCTCTCATGCTATCTTGGAAGGGCTAAACTTTTCCAATGACAAACCGGTTCTGCTCATGAACCATCTGCCCTTTGACCACGGTGATGAAAGGATAAAATTGACAGTGAGTGGACATACCCATTACGGTCAGATAGTTCCTTTCAACCTGCTGGTGAGGCTGACCACCAAATATACAAAAGGCTTGTACAAGTTAGAAAAAGGGTACCTGTATGTTTCACCAGGAACCGGAACATGGGGTCCTCCCATGAGACTTGGATCTAAAAATGAGATTACCCTGTATGATTTAAGGTAAAAGCTCGTATCAACAGGTATAGGTCAGCTATTTTATCGGAGGGAGGATTTTATGAAGAAAAAATCTAAAATTTTTAGTTTTTCCCTAAGCATCCTATTTTTTATAGCTGCGATAATTTTAATTCAAAATGAGCTCGCAAATTATAGCTACAGGGATATTAAAAATGCAGTTTCAGAAATAAAGGGGGATATGATTTTTTTATCTGTTCTGCTGTCAATTTTTAGTTACATCCTTTTAATTTTTTTAGATTCTCTTGCCTTGAGGCAC is part of the uncultured Ilyobacter sp. genome and encodes:
- a CDS encoding cyclic nucleotide-binding domain-containing protein, which translates into the protein MKEYKPILNVEEISPVLKKISIFKGISNVKLNKLVKHLKKVEYEDSEVIFSQGSAPTQIYIIKKGRVKLVEYFNYTPYQLFELGEGNCIGEASIIGIQTHEVTAISKGNTEFIVLPKKILLEIFETDKELFCLLVLNIAKEVSKRLAKTDNILLQYIDKYKYPN
- the hisIE gene encoding bifunctional phosphoribosyl-AMP cyclohydrolase/phosphoribosyl-ATP diphosphatase HisIE, with the protein product MENIKFDEKGLVPAIIQDSTSGQVLMLAYMNEESYKKTLETKQTWFYSRSRGELWNKGATSGNTQTVKELSYDCDGDSLLIKVEQKGPACHTGEKSCFFNRVTEEKNMSLGEVLGALDGILKDRKANPVEGSYTTYLYEKGVDKILKKVGEESAEVIIAAKNPDRSELVYEASDLIYHLLVLLNERGVELDEITTQLIGRMK
- the hisF gene encoding imidazole glycerol phosphate synthase subunit HisF, whose amino-acid sequence is MITKRIIPCLDVRDGKVVKGVKFEGVRDVDNPVKLAEMYNEMGADELVFYDITATNEGRELFTDIVEQVANQVFIPLTVGGGINTLQDFDRVLKAGADKVSVNSGAIKNPKLIREAALKYGNQCVVLSVDVKRVNGIFKVFLNGGRKETELEAIEWVKKGCQLGAGEIVVNSIDTDGVKGGFDLELLEAVGKVVDVPVIASGGAGKMEDFKILFEKLPKIDAGLAASIFHFGEVKIPDLKRYLKEQGIEIRI
- the hisA gene encoding 1-(5-phosphoribosyl)-5-[(5-phosphoribosylamino)methylideneamino]imidazole-4-carboxamide isomerase → MIIFPAIDLKDGKAVRLSKGDFNRVDVFSDKPWEVAKGFEDKGAEWIHLVDLDGAKDGENKNLDVIKKIREIVNVKLQLGGGIRTLETAEMLLDMGIDRIILGTAAIENPELLKKLVKKYGEKIAVSVDEKNGKAATKGWVEESNVNAFDLCKSLKETGVKTIIYTDISKDGMMAGPNFDAYVKINKLGVDVIASGGVSTPKDIDVLRKADIYGAIVGKAIYLGKIKLEEVL
- the hisH gene encoding imidazole glycerol phosphate synthase subunit HisH is translated as MIAIIDYGVGNIHSVMSALNKLEIENVLTSDPEIIKNADGILLPGVGAFRDAIKSLENTGLIPLIKKCVSEGKPLLGICLGMQLLYEKSFEDGEYDGLGLLKGEVISFKSHISKDLKIPHMGWNRLNINKDSLLFKYLEEDEFVYYVHSYFANGEDEDLLASSEYGIEVPGVVGHGNIMGMQFHPEKSSSTGLKLLKAFGEMVK
- the hisB gene encoding imidazoleglycerol-phosphate dehydratase HisB, which codes for MRTGQVIRNTKETNIALELNLDGTGKYDISTGVGFFDHMMELFTRHGLFDIKLKVEGDTYIDCHHSVEDAGIALGKAFKDALGDMKGIKRYGSFYLPMDETLTLSAVDISGRAYLHMDPIPDKRVGDMESEMVKEFFWGFVRNAGVTLHIKIIHGENTHHIIESIFKGVARALDQAVTIDERIIGEIPSTKGVI
- the hisC gene encoding histidinol-phosphate transaminase, with amino-acid sequence MKFWSNITKSLTPYVPGEQLNETDIVKLNTNENPFPPSPRVIESIQNAVGTQLKKYPDPESTELKDAIADFYNIESENVFVGNGSDEVLAHVFMAFFKDKKLYFPNITYSFYPVYCGLYEIEYQPISLNYKFQMETEDYLALNGNIIFPNPNAPTGIGVELSVIEEILKKNPDNLVVVDEAYVDFGGKSAIELIGKYKNLLIVQTFSKSRSLAGMRVGFAIGDRELIEGLVRVKDSFNSYPLDRLAQVAGEAAIRDREYFEYTCCEIIKNREWTVKELEKRGIEVLPSTANFIFAKVDNAENIYKELKARKVLVRYFKKPLIDSYLRISIGTREEMEKLVKNIDQIMGV
- the hisD gene encoding histidinol dehydrogenase; this encodes MKILRSSEYDAIKAEILSRGDLDYKDINVTVEEIVKNVKENGDSAVLGYTAKFDGAKLEKMEVTEEEIERAWERTPESLKKALTEAGESIKKFHEKQKRNSFMDNAVKGRITGQLINPIEKVGIYVPGGKSPYPSTVLMNAIPAKVAGVQELTMITPPGKSGEIMDNILVAARIAGVDRIFKIGGAQGVAALAYGTETVPKVYKITGPGNIYVALAKKQVYGIVDIDMIAGPSEILIIADDTANPKYIAADLLSQAEHDELASSILVTPSEKLAEAVSKEVDIQLAQLSKKEIAEKSLENYGRIIITKDLDEAIDMANDIATEHLELMVAEPFLYVNSIKNAGAIFVGENTPEPLGDYYAGPNHTLPTNGTSKFSSPLSVDDFIKKTSVIYYSKDALREVKDTVLEISDSEGLTAHSNSIRIRFEEE
- the hisG gene encoding ATP phosphoribosyltransferase, with translation MYINIALPKGRLGKKSYELLKKIGYSCRELEEENRKLVFTSEENKVRYFWVKPSDVPVYVEKGIADIGVAGVDVLLESDADVYDMLDLGFGKCYFAIAAPKGWKSSNRTMKIATKYINYSRKHFEKIERKVELIKLNGSVELAPIVGLSDAIVDIVETGATLKENNLEIIEKLEDISARVIVNKVSYKFKNETIEKVLGDIKGEL
- a CDS encoding ATP phosphoribosyltransferase regulatory subunit; this translates as MKNYRKEEEFVLDLEKVFESYGYDKIRLNAFEKYETYFENKDIISEGNLLKIINPKGDLYVLRPDMTLPVVKYFSDTQANRGKFYYNDSVFRTDKNGLEFGERKQVGIEYLGGENILSDVEVLDLAVQTLEKLDENYILCISHTEFIKEMVNSISEDQEVRNQILEYLYRKSSDLENYLKKMEVDQEKISQVIKLNLFFGNFEKEKESLYNMAVTEKQKKILEDLEMILKALNKKYPQDRIKVDFSISVALHYYNGLIFKGYISEIRKPVLSGGRYDTLVKRFRKDASALGFCVEIDNYFDYIKREGTKIDYLFLYTDLDSGFEAMEKAREMRKHGKTVRVLSEDRSESPEDLKEKYSVIQYF
- a CDS encoding metallophosphoesterase, whose protein sequence is MSKFIAGLILILSINFFMYFYVILRIASYFNVKNKVFLSILAFIISIMIIPATIFIGKNNNLWTQLFYKISGIFMGVFFITFVCLVLSRVLGLVSKVPSRNIEIAAFGVASVLIIYSVQNARNISVESVKVDDFGEKIKIVQISDLHLSSESSNRLPEIIGKINSMNPDIVLITGDIVSQDTPITGKTFQSLKDLNAKSYFVTGNHEYYIDQNKICKIIENSGVKVLRNEVDVFMGVQIAGLEYHSDKNISHAILEGLNFSNDKPVLLMNHLPFDHGDERIKLTVSGHTHYGQIVPFNLLVRLTTKYTKGLYKLEKGYLYVSPGTGTWGPPMRLGSKNEITLYDLR